The genomic window CAATCAGGATCAACCAATTATTTCGTCAAGTACTCGTATCGAGttttcatacaatttgtatttaattttagaacgTTGCTATTTGGAACTGCGTAGGCGGtacttttgtattataatagctattatattttacgtctagtgcttttaattatatattataaataatataatgttataaaggtatttttaagaaacactttatataatattttttgttaaacgtATAtgccaaataaataatgaattccTTACCAAGTTGATAATCATACTAATAATAGCGCCTCCCCCACTAAACAGTATAGACGTGAAGGCTCCAATGGAACCGGCAAGTAGGGACACGTTACTCGCAAGTGGCGACCATATACCAGTCGCAATAGCGCTTAAAGTACCCACATTCGCTTGGACCCAGCTCGCAATACCCTCGAATAAACctgaaaatattgtaagaaGATTAATATGACAcggtttattcattttaaattaaaataattgtgataccactatgtggaaccagctgcccacagaagtatttccgaaccaattcaacttagggtccttcaagaaaagagcgtaccaatttttgaaaggccggcaacgcacttgcgagccttctggcattgtgagtgtccatgggcggcggtatcacttaacatcaggtgagcctcctgcccgtttgcctcctatttcataaaaaaaaaagaaaagatatTCAACTGTACAAATAAGATAGGTGTTAATTTTGGATCTTGCATTAAATTATATctagtaaataaaactatttatcaAAGTCCAACTTAACtacgaaatttaattaagtgataattatatatcttaatagcACCGCCTACGAAGTTTAATTGCCCGAATAGTTAACGACTTTTTGCTTCCAGCACCGGCCAACTAAATATCCTATGTAATTTCTAATCGAGTTATTAACAAACATTACCGCAAAAATATGTGTAAGcaaaaaacaaatgcaatggaaaaaaaatattgatgtagggacgaatttttaaatttattcttattttgtttttctagtaattaatatttaacgatGTTTTTATCATAATGTAAATGCGATAAATGTTTGTCGTAATACAATGAATACTGTATATGTattaagagcagtgttagcctagtggcttcagcgtgcgactctcatacctgaggtcgtaggatcgATCCCTGGCAgtccaccaatggactttctttctatgtgcgcatttaacatttactcgaacggtgaaggaaaacatcgtgaggaaaccgacatgtcttagacccaaaaagtcgacggcgtgtgtcaggcactggaggctgatcaccttcttgcctattagatttaaaaatgatcatgaaacagattcagaaatctgaggccaagagctaaagagattgtagcgccactgattttttttatatatgtatttacaaatcataatttatttaattacattttaaaaacgcATATTCACACTTAAAGAAGTCATCTCCATAAACCTGTCTGTAAATACACACCTGGAGCCTCTGTAAAATTACTGACAAGATTGTCCCAGGAGTCTTGAACAGCAGACGAATCCACCTGTGGTCCTACAGTTGCCGCAAAGTGTCCAGACACCCAACTTTGGTACACACGATCCCAGATCTCTAACACTTGCTGTTCTACTCTTGCTATCTTCTCAGGATCCCCTTCTTTTAAGATGCTTTTTACCTGATTTGAAGGTATTTGACATCAGTACCATATATTTGATAATTCGTTTTAGTTCCCCCACAAATGGCAACGGGGCAGATATTTACGTGTTTCATTGAGACTTACttttggcaagtaggtgatcagccttctgtgatATACGTCGTCGATTTTAGAGTCAAGGCATGCTGGTTTCCTTAACCTTATGAGCTAACTACAGGTTAATTAACCTAAGTAAACTACTAACAAGTGTATTGATATTTTGCTTGCAGTTCTTCCTCATGCGTGCGTTGTATTAAATGTTCTATTGAGTTAAAGTTACGATCATGATTTGTGtagtagtaaaaaaaatcctttagaatttttaatggcctttgttaataaaacatcATCAATAGCtgtaatatttatgtcaattaaGAGTAAACGTCTTAggtttttaattcatttgttttttcacaaattacTGATATTCTCGGGTttttatctctatatatatatatatatatatatataaaattctcgtgtcacaatgttcgttcccgcactcctccgaaacggctcgatcgattcttatgaaactttttatgcatattcagtaagtctgagaatcccTAAATGTTCAGGgtggtccacccctaaatttttattttttagatattttttttaaaaatacatacaacccttaattttcacccctctacgttcgacccctttttttatttgttaattaaaatcctttGACTTGAACTGTGAGGTTTttatagagaaaaaatcacagaaaaacctaagttttcattccagaaaatcgaacagtctctggggtagcatagcaaaatgttcaatgttggtatgtactaaaaagcgggggcagctagtaatatattaatataatattttaaaatacaatgtcATAATTGTTTGCTCCAATGAGGTGCACAGGAAAACTATGTATAAAGTAACTTACATATCGCATAGTCTAATATAAATCCGACAGGCAGCAAAAAACAACAGAAATTAGTTACTAAACGAAgatatagatttattaatgttCCAAAACGTGCATTTTAAttcacaatattaaaaattttatgtcaTTCTTTCTTAATTCTACTAGAATAAAAACGCTAACACAATATTGTCTTTGAAAGAATTCTAAAAAAACCAACATTCGATTTATAACTATTCGATTTTACGTATAGTTCATGCAATATTGTACATGAAAAATTTGGGGGGTAAACCTCCAAGTTGGCATCAATGGGTTGTAGTaagttttatgtaatatatattccaAATACTTACCCCTGTAGATATTCCCTCCCGTCCATACGTATAGGCGTTGTCAATAAGTGAATCAAGTTTATCCTCCCAACCTTCAGGTAGGTATGCGTGAATGACACTATTTTGTACAAATGTACTATTAAGGAGACTCCCACTTAATTGTATAACCACTATTGCTTCTGAATATATCTAAAACAACATAAACcgaattatataattgtaactAAAAAGGTTAGCAATATCACAATggtttatctttaaaaaatatattgtagaCTACGCATATTACAGTAGTATGGGTATAATAACTACTTATTTACTACTTCATTGGTTAAGTGGTTAGCATTCAATTGTTATTCTTCCGGAACCTGAAGAAATGGAGAAATATTGGTGGCCCGAGTGGGCCTTagttaaaaaatcaatattagcCAGGTTGCAGCAACAAATTTGCAGTGTAGGATGTCAACGTGACCCTATTCAGATTCCTTATActgaagaaaatatttttttcactatAAGTGTGGTCCATAacactaaaacaaattaagttGTATGGAAATGGTCACGTGATCAAATATCATTCCCATAGATTTAGTTATGTTATAGAATAGACACCTGAGTTGGACATCGCTCCCTATAGGGCTATCATTTATAGAATTAATGCTGATAGGTACAGtctctttatttaataaataagcgAGTGAAGCTAAAACCTTATATATTGGCCGCGTTACAAGTAGGCGATGTACCTGACATGTCGTAAATATGGCGGTCTCTTTACGATATTTGCCTTAGAGCGTTCTAGGAGCAAATGATAATTGCACAAATGGAGAAAAAAACCCATTCGTGCACATAAGTGCACCCTAGTCAGGGTTATCGCACGGttaagccactagaccaacgtTAAAGCGTATGGCCCGATCTGTGAAGGATACTTGCTGTGTCAAGTATCTTCACAAATCAACAATGGGCGAGGCGGACGCAACCGCCGCATCGCATGTCGGGAAGCGGATAAGGCTCTGCTGTTACCGCATCCCGCCTAAGGCGATCgtgcgagtcccacataacccgcCCGCACTAAGCAGTCGCACCGCGGTAGGGTATGCGCAATGCATTTccccaagtaaaaaaaaaaaacttacttgTATACATATGAAGATGGTAGCAACTATCATAAAAAGAATAAGTCCTATAATGACAATACAACTAGATACTGTATCGACTGATTCGTATGCCATTCCAATAAAGGTCCGGTTGCACATTGACATCATCTTACGTATACCGCGTATTTCACCGGGAATCAATGCGGATtgcctaaaaaatatattttatcaataaaattatattttttacttcataataaataacgcAGTAACGGATTTACCAGAAGGCTAAGTAAGTTGGAGCCCAGCGTAAATtttaggtaaaaaaatatttataaagagtATGATTAGCTTTTATTGTCTCAGAAATATATTCAAAGACAATTTCTTGAGAAAATTCCTTGGTTGGATATCATACTAATAACGAAAAAGCTGATGTTATATTGACAATAAtgtataaatcataaaatttcaatttaattgacataaaaattaattaatttgattgtATGCTAGGTTCCTGCCCATTTGCAATAGCAGCATTTAGTTGGGGCGGCAAAATTGAATACCCTACTGGCAACAAATGTGTAAATCCGCCGTTGCAACAATGAGAGAAACTAAgacaaatatgaaaaatatatataaatttgtcgGTTTTGTAAATTCTTAAAgatataatgttattaaactgattttgataaaatcatGACTTTATTTAGCCCTCTGAACAAAAAGCTTTTTGTTCAGAGGGCTAAATAATATCATATCTAGggctaaaaaaatagaaagacATCTTCAGAAGGTGTGAAAATTACAACCATTCTCTTCAACAGAGTTTAAAAATGGAGACCAAAATATGTGTTATGTatgcataatattttatgctgtatataaacaattaaattcttaCCTATTATTCCACCAGcagttaatttttaacattacattattGTAGTGATGTTCAAAGAATAGCCAGACCCCAaagaaattaagtaaatacttTATGACATGTATGGCTAAAAAGATCAGTGTTATTGGTAAAAGCCATATATGTTTCCATAccaacatacaaaaacatcCAAAAAACAAAAGCTTGAAGTACAAAGCTGTTTCGTCATctgtaaaattatttcgtATGTAGTTTTCATCAAgtgatttttgtttaaatgaaGAAATTCGTTTTTCGAAGGCAGTTGGTTTTGTTAAAGGAAGAGCTGATAGTGTTCGTGTCTTGAAGAGCGTTCTGGCATGTTGGGGTGAACTATGTAAATTGCTGAAGCTGCCCCTTTTTACATCTGGAGTTATTGGGGATAGGTCTTCAGATGTTGAATCTTTTTCATCTACTTCTGGAATTGTGTCTTCTAGTTTCTTGTCTTCTATAGatgcatttattattactcCTTGAATAGCTAAGAAAATGGATGCTTCTGGATCTGAAATATAGTAatgcaatataaataactcttatgtatatataatatcaaagaaaaaaaaattctgcaaaaaataaatatgtaaataattatattgcataagtttataaaaaatgctatgcaatagctttaccgcggcagtccctgAGTGccacacatatttttttataaaatgctaTGGTATAAAGTGAAAGGGAGTCTTTGAgaacacaaaaaaaagttattttattattaagaataaataatgagaaaatcttaaagaaatatttgatgCGTAAAGTATTTTGTACCTGTTAAAAGCATCTGCTTatgaaaatgtaaaacttCCAGAATAAACCCAGTCACAATAAAAGCCTGAAGtactataaacatataaactTTGTAGTCTCCTGCTAAACTTGCAAGGTAGCATGTTATtgtcatccatagaacatgtGATGTACATCGAAAAATACTTGCTCTTTCTGGAGTCCATATTGTGTAGACACTTATAGTGTAAGCTATTGCTATTGTAAGTATCtgaaaaacaattacataagACATGGTAACAAATAGATCCTGCCTTCtctgataaatatattttaaaatgaaatatgcaaaaacaatttttttatccaCACAATTAAATTTGTGTTCAAGCTaacaaataagtatatattgtattgtctttgatcgacataacttttatacatttaaataaaaaactttttttatttaaatgtataaaatttattatttgtaaattttaaatgtaaaaaaatttattaatttttaaattatgtattagattaaaatacataacttcaatccgttcaaaaaaagttttttatttaaaagtatatattgaattcttttattatgttaataaaaagtcAAACTTACAAAATTAGATGTACACAGGCTAATTAGAACTGTTGTCGAAACGCTTACAAAGTTTATAAATTGCCAAAATATATATCCTAAACTCCTAGGAATTGAATTGTACAACCATGGCAGAACAAATATTGTTGATAGAAGACATATTATAGACTGAAAAGGAAGTATATTCAGTATAagtattatgtttttagtttttttaataaaataaaataaatagatacttggtgaaagaatttacattattttactaaGTATTAAACTTACCTTATAGTGCTCTTTAAACTGATTGCCTACAAAATCAGAGGCAAAATTCACAGCATTGACAGGAATAACTAATAATCCTACCACTACAGAAGAGTTTGTCTTCTCAAGATTTTCAAACCAGGTCTTTA from Pieris napi chromosome 12, ilPieNapi1.2, whole genome shotgun sequence includes these protein-coding regions:
- the LOC125054792 gene encoding transmembrane protein 245 isoform X2, with translation MQQSPFENIFNIIGLSESNEKPMKHGFYNAFALFVLAICCAAIYVLFLILEPFFKPLFWALLVGSLLHPFKYKLSKKIKTWFENLEKTNSSVVVGLLVIPVNAVNFASDFVGNQFKEHYKSIICLLSTIFVLPWLYNSIPRSLGYIFWQFINFVSVSTTVLISLCTSNFILTIAIAYTISVYTIWTPERASIFRCTSHVLWMTITCYLASLAGDYKVYMFIVLQAFIVTGFILEVLHFHKQMLLTDPEASIFLAIQGVIINASIEDKKLEDTIPEVDEKDSTSEDLSPITPDVKRGSFSNLHSSPQHARTLFKTRTLSALPLTKPTAFEKRISSFKQKSLDENYIRNNFTDDETALYFKLLFFGCFCMLVWKHIWLLPITLIFLAIHVIKYLLNFFGVWLFFEHHYNNVMLKINCWWNNRQSALIPGEIRGIRKMMSMCNRTFIGMAYESVDTVSSCIVIIGLILFMIVATIFICIQIYSEAIVVIQLSGSLLNSTFVQNSVIHAYLPEGWEDKLDSLIDNAYTYGREGISTGTMRYVKSILKEGDPEKIARVEQQVLEIWDRVYQSWVSGHFAATVGPQVDSSAVQDSWDNLVSNFTEAPGLFEGIASWVQANVGTLSAIATGIWSPLASNVSLLAGSIGAFTSILFSGGGAIISMIINLVVFFTTLFYLLASSNALYKPVEVITQIQPNFGPRLGIALSVAINQVFRASFKMALFYGLWTWLVHNLFGAKVVYLPSVLAAVLGAAPFLGPYLAGIPAALDVWLQGRPMAAIMLPIAQAAPIAFLDAAVYAEIKDGGHPYVTGLAIAGGIFYLGPEGAILGPLLLCCLMVVLNLSSSFLRDTPAEERAALHSRVRYGAYL
- the LOC125054792 gene encoding transmembrane protein 245 isoform X1; its protein translation is MQQSPFENIFNIIGLSESNEKPMKHGFYNAFALFVLAICCAAIYVLFLILEPFFKPLFWALLVGSLLHPFKYKLSKKIKTWFENLEKTNSSVVVGLLVIPVNAVNFASDFVGNQFKEHYKSIICLLSTIFVLPWLYNSIPRSLGYIFWQFINFVSVSTTVLISLCTSNFILTIAIAYTISVYTIWTPERASIFRCTSHVLWMTITCYLASLAGDYKVYMFIVLQAFIVTGFILEVLHFHKQMLLTDPEASIFLAIQGVIINASIEDKKLEDTIPEVDEKDSTSEDLSPITPDVKRGSFSNLHSSPQHARTLFKTRTLSALPLTKPTAFEKRISSFKQKSLDENYIRNNFTDDETALYFKLLFFGCFCMLVWKHIWLLPITLIFLAIHVIKYLLNFFGVWLFFEHHYNNVMLKINCWWNNRQSALIPGEIRGIRKMMSMCNRTFIGMAYESVDTVSSCIVIIGLILFMIVATIFICIQIYSEAIVVIQLSGSLLNSTFVQNSVIHAYLPEGWEDKLDSLIDNAYTYGREGISTGTMRYVKSILKEGDPEKIARVEQQVLEIWDRVYQSWVSGHFAATVGPQVDSSAVQDSWDNLVSNFTEAPGLFEGIASWVQANVGTLSAIATGIWSPLASNVSLLAGSIGAFTSILFSGGGAIISMIINLVVFFTTLFYLLASSNALYKPVEVITQIQPNFGPRLGIALSVAINQVFRASFKMALFYGLWTWLVHNLFGAKVVYLPSVLAAVLGAAPFLGPYLAGIPAALDVWLQGRPMAAIMLPIAQAAPIAFLDAAVYAEIKDGGHPYVTGLAIAGGIFYLGPEGAILGPLLLCCLMVVLNLSSSFLRDTPAEERAALHSRVSSLLGCFD
- the LOC125054792 gene encoding transmembrane protein 245 isoform X3, whose product is MQQSPFENIFNIIGLSESNEKPMKHGFYNAFALFVLAICCAAIYVLFLILEPFFKPLFWALLVGSLLHPFKYKLSKKIKTWFENLEKTNSSVVVGLLVIPVNAVNFASDFVGNQFKEHYKSIICLLSTIFVLPWLYNSIPRSLGYIFWQFINFVSVSTTVLISLCTSNFILTIAIAYTISVYTIWTPERASIFRCTSHVLWMTITCYLASLAGDYKVYMFIVLQAFIVTGFILEVLHFHKQMLLTDPEASIFLAIQGVIINASIEDKKLEDTIPEVDEKDSTSEDLSPITPDVKRGSFSNLHSSPQHARTLFKTRTLSALPLTKPTAFEKRISSFKQKSLDENYIRNNFTDDETALYFKLLFFGCFCMLVWKHIWLLPITLIFLAIHVIKYLLNFFGVWLFFEHHYNNVMLKINCWWNNRQSALIPGEIRGIRKMMSMCNRTFIGMAYESVDTVSSCIVIIGLILFMIVATIFICIQIYSEAIVVIQLSGSLLNSTFVQNSVIHAYLPEGWEDKLDSLIDNAYTYGREGISTGVKSILKEGDPEKIARVEQQVLEIWDRVYQSWVSGHFAATVGPQVDSSAVQDSWDNLVSNFTEAPGLFEGIASWVQANVGTLSAIATGIWSPLASNVSLLAGSIGAFTSILFSGGGAIISMIINLVVFFTTLFYLLASSNALYKPVEVITQIQPNFGPRLGIALSVAINQVFRASFKMALFYGLWTWLVHNLFGAKVVYLPSVLAAVLGAAPFLGPYLAGIPAALDVWLQGRPMAAIMLPIAQAAPIAFLDAAVYAEIKDGGHPYVTGLAIAGGIFYLGPEGAILGPLLLCCLMVVLNLSSSFLRDTPAEERAALHSRVSSLLGCFD
- the LOC125054792 gene encoding transmembrane protein 245 isoform X4, yielding MQQSPFENIFNIIGLSESNEKPMKHGFYNAFALFVLAICCAAIYVLFLILEPFFKPLFWALLVGSLLHPFKYKLSKKIKTWFENLEKTNSSVVVGLLVIPVNAVNFASDFVGNQFKEHYKSIICLLSTIFVLPWLYNSIPRSLGYIFWQFINFVSVSTTVLISLCTSNFILTIAIAYTISVYTIWTPERASIFRCTSHVLWMTITCYLASLAGDYKVYMFIVLQAFIVTGFILEVLHFHKQMLLTDPEASIFLAIQGVIINASIEDKKLEDTIPEVDEKDSTSEDLSPITPDVKRGSFSNLHSSPQHARTLFKTRTLSALPLTKPTAFEKRISSFKQKSLDENYIRNNFTDDETALYFKLLFFGCFCMLVWKHIWLLPITLIFLAIHVIKYLLNFFGVWLFFEHHYNNVMLKINCWWNNRQSALIPGEIRGIRKMMSMCNRTFIGMAYESVDTVSSCIVIIGLILFMIVATIFICIQIYSEAIVVIQLSGSLLNSTFVQNSVIHAYLPEGWEDKLDSLIDNAYTYGREGISTGVKSILKEGDPEKIARVEQQVLEIWDRVYQSWVSGHFAATVGPQVDSSAVQDSWDNLVSNFTEAPGLFEGIASWVQANVGTLSAIATGIWSPLASNVSLLAGSIGAFTSILFSGGGAIISMIINLVVFFTTLFYLLASSNALYKPVEVITQIQPNFGPRLGIALSVAINQVFRASFKMALFYGLWTWLVHNLFGAKVVYLPSVLAAVLGAAPFLGPYLAGIPAALDVWLQGRPMAAIMLPIAQAAPIAFLDAAVYAEIKDGGHPYVTGLAIAGGIFYLGPEGAILGPLLLCCLMVVLNLSSSFLRDTPAEERAALHSRVR